In the Gorilla gorilla gorilla isolate KB3781 chromosome 10, NHGRI_mGorGor1-v2.1_pri, whole genome shotgun sequence genome, one interval contains:
- the TAS2R13 gene encoding taste receptor type 2 member 13 codes for MKSALPSIFTLVIIAEFIIGNLSNGFIVLINCIDWVSKRELSSVDKLLIILAISRIGLIWEILVSWFLALHYLAIFVSGTGLRIMIFSWIVSNHFNLWLATILSIFYLLKIASFSSPAFLYLKWRVNKVILLILLGTLVFLFLNLIQINMHIKDWLDRYERNTTWNFSMSDFETFSVSVKFTMTMFSLTPFTVAFISFLLLIFSLQKHLQKMQLNCKGHRDPRTKVHTNALKIVISFLLFYASFFLCVLMSWISELYQNTVIYMLCETIGVFYPSSHSFLLILGNAKLRQAFLLVAAKVWAKR; via the coding sequence ATGAAAAGTGCCCTGCCGAGTATCTTCACTCTTGTAATAATTGCAGAATTCATAATTGGGAATTTGAGCAATGGATTTATAGTACTGATCAACTGCATTGACTGGGTCAGTAAAAGAGAGCTGTCCTCAGTCGATAAACTCCTCATTATCTTGGCAATCTCCAGAATTGGGCTGATCTGGGAAATATTAGTAAGTTGGTTTTTAGCTCTGCATTATCTAGCCATATTTGTGTCTGGAACAGGATTAAGAATTATGATTTTTAGCTGGATAGTTTCTAATCACTTCAATCTCTGGCTTGCTACAATCCTCAGCATCTTTTATTTGCTCAAAATAGCGAGTTTCTCTAGCCCTGCTTTTCTCTATTTGAAGTGGAGAGTAAACAAAGTGATTCTGTTGATACTGCTAGGAACCTTggtcttcttatttttaaatctgaTACAAATAAACATGCATATAAAAGACTGGCTGGACCGATATGAAAGAAACACAACTTGGAATTTCAGTATGAGTGACTTTGAAACATTTTCAGTGTCGGTCAAATTCACTATGACTATGTTCAGTCTAACACCATTTACTGTGGCCTTCAtctcttttctcctgttaattttCTCCCTGCAGAAACATCTCCAGAAAATGCAACTCAATTGCAAAGGACACAGAGACCCCAGGACCAAGGTCCATACAAATGCCTTGAAAAttgtgatctcattccttttattcTATGCTAGTTTCTTTCTATGTGTTCTCATGTCATGGATTTCTGAGCTGTATCAGAACACAGTGATCTACATGCTTTGTGAGACGATTGGAGTCTTCTATCCTTCAAGCCACTCCTTTCTTCTGATTCTAGGAAACGCTAAGTTAAGACAGGCCTTTCTTTTGGTGGCAGCTAAGGTATGGGCTAAACGATGA